In Neorhodopirellula lusitana, the following are encoded in one genomic region:
- a CDS encoding DUF2062 domain-containing protein, with protein sequence MILFTVKLISSIRKAIAGRKHPSQLAWGVALGVLLGIIPHGNLLAVAMVLVVLMLQVNHAMVALVGVGLTFFASKLDPQFDALGRWIFDQPDVAQALASAWQLPLVPWTDLNNTVVMGSFVSGLAAVPPCFMLTYPVFKRWALALEEADEDEVNRADEKVNRFKSELQDDVKADRFSDQRMHDAHGQAGPHVRTTAPSKPASELSNPPSETEQRSPMIASSGRVYDVRRVDDAQTVAMPAAARSPEPQKQQPTKVAIASTGNIKSQLEVQADNASADDQQKIDEALNYLLRQLRDSKDKDAA encoded by the coding sequence TCTTGTTTACCGTCAAACTAATTAGCAGCATCCGCAAGGCGATTGCGGGACGGAAACATCCGTCTCAACTCGCTTGGGGAGTTGCTCTCGGCGTGCTGTTGGGGATTATCCCTCACGGCAACTTGCTAGCCGTGGCCATGGTTTTGGTCGTGCTGATGCTGCAAGTCAACCATGCCATGGTTGCCCTGGTGGGCGTAGGCCTGACGTTTTTTGCATCCAAGCTCGACCCGCAATTCGACGCGCTGGGCCGCTGGATATTCGATCAACCCGACGTCGCCCAGGCCCTCGCTTCCGCTTGGCAATTGCCACTGGTGCCATGGACCGACCTGAACAACACCGTCGTGATGGGCAGCTTCGTATCGGGACTCGCCGCAGTGCCGCCGTGTTTCATGTTGACTTACCCCGTTTTCAAACGTTGGGCGTTGGCACTCGAAGAAGCCGACGAAGACGAAGTCAATCGAGCTGACGAAAAAGTCAATCGCTTCAAAAGTGAATTGCAAGACGACGTGAAAGCAGACCGCTTTTCCGATCAACGCATGCACGACGCCCACGGCCAAGCTGGCCCGCACGTTCGAACAACTGCCCCATCGAAACCGGCTTCCGAACTTTCGAACCCACCATCCGAGACTGAGCAACGATCACCCATGATCGCCAGCTCCGGACGTGTTTACGACGTTCGCCGTGTCGACGACGCACAAACCGTTGCGATGCCAGCCGCCGCTCGCTCACCCGAGCCACAAAAACAACAGCCGACCAAGGTGGCAATCGCCTCGACCGGCAACATCAAATCACAACTTGAAGTCCAAGCCGACAATGCGTCGGCTGACGACCAGCAGAAGATTGACGAAGCACTGAACTACTTGCTTCGCCAGTTGCGAGATTCCAAAGATAAGGATGCGGCATGA
- a CDS encoding TIGR03545 family protein: MIRWRFILTRLIIVVAILMILRWGLGPMAGFITVTGLESSTGAKAEIGKTQVDLFPPRIHYTDVHIADPRDGKEMRDAFVAESVDLIIDGDALLRRRWVISQGKISGLEIGSQRELSGHYDGVDEPTDTSGAGSMIEKLLANATDGLGDQVESMGENLQTVRTGDEIRRKWKSEYETLVTRARTLEERVRTIRDAAKGIDNPLRDWPELERTLTEARQAREDLLVVRQAMDQLPDQMRADLQRLEQARQADLAMVDQYVPGNLADSKNFGVDLISAEIRKSLAQLRGYLDGGRTLANYTVVAPDAERIRGEDYDFLGRSRRPEMLIRECEVSGLMRADGKAYTLTGVVENMTPQPQLLENPTRARLLLEGPETVQVDYTRDRRDGEQLDRLTLHWPQMKADTMRLGDRKNAGLAISGGQREVWVQLDSRGEMVQGRLVSKQVGVNLHLDVEGKAATSSAVMSMNQSLANVDTIEVDAQFQGDWKDMNLDLNTNLGRVFNDAARGVIAQQVASNKAKLTAKVEEVHREQLLELREWMSNQQNEAQSLLAKADQSIEEMSQKVLSEVGDADSYLGKLRTAFGKSLR, from the coding sequence ATGATTCGTTGGCGATTTATTTTGACGCGGCTCATTATCGTGGTCGCCATTCTGATGATTTTGCGATGGGGCCTTGGCCCGATGGCAGGCTTCATCACGGTCACTGGGCTGGAAAGCTCAACCGGCGCGAAGGCCGAGATCGGTAAGACTCAAGTGGACCTGTTTCCACCTCGGATCCACTACACCGACGTGCATATCGCGGATCCTCGCGACGGCAAAGAGATGCGTGACGCGTTCGTTGCCGAATCGGTCGACCTGATCATCGACGGAGACGCGCTGCTGCGTCGCCGCTGGGTGATCAGCCAAGGCAAGATCTCCGGACTTGAAATCGGTTCACAACGCGAACTGTCCGGACACTACGACGGCGTCGACGAACCGACCGACACCAGCGGTGCTGGATCGATGATCGAAAAGCTACTCGCCAACGCCACCGATGGTCTCGGCGATCAAGTGGAATCGATGGGCGAAAACTTGCAAACCGTCCGCACCGGCGACGAAATCCGTCGCAAGTGGAAATCTGAATACGAAACGCTGGTCACACGGGCTCGCACTCTCGAAGAACGTGTCCGCACGATCCGCGACGCTGCCAAGGGAATCGACAACCCACTTCGTGATTGGCCCGAACTGGAACGCACGCTCACCGAAGCACGTCAAGCTCGCGAAGACCTACTAGTCGTTCGCCAAGCAATGGACCAACTGCCCGATCAAATGCGGGCCGACCTGCAACGCCTGGAACAAGCTCGCCAAGCTGACCTTGCGATGGTCGACCAATACGTTCCCGGCAATCTGGCAGACTCCAAGAACTTTGGTGTCGACCTGATCTCTGCTGAAATCCGTAAATCCCTCGCACAACTTCGCGGCTACCTCGACGGTGGTCGAACACTTGCCAACTACACCGTGGTGGCTCCCGATGCCGAACGTATTCGTGGTGAAGACTACGACTTCCTCGGACGCTCGCGTCGCCCCGAAATGTTGATCCGCGAATGCGAAGTTTCTGGTCTGATGCGAGCCGATGGCAAGGCTTACACCTTGACCGGTGTGGTTGAAAACATGACGCCACAACCGCAACTGCTGGAAAACCCAACCCGCGCACGCTTGTTGCTGGAAGGTCCCGAAACCGTCCAGGTCGACTACACACGTGACCGTCGCGATGGCGAGCAACTGGATCGCCTAACTTTGCACTGGCCACAAATGAAAGCCGACACCATGCGTTTGGGCGATCGCAAGAACGCTGGGCTGGCAATTTCGGGCGGCCAACGCGAAGTGTGGGTGCAACTGGATAGCCGTGGTGAAATGGTTCAAGGACGCTTGGTTAGCAAACAGGTGGGTGTGAACTTGCACCTCGACGTCGAAGGCAAGGCCGCAACCTCGTCCGCCGTGATGAGCATGAACCAGTCTTTGGCAAACGTCGACACGATTGAAGTCGACGCCCAATTCCAAGGCGACTGGAAAGACATGAATCTGGACCTGAACACCAACCTCGGACGCGTCTTCAACGACGCCGCTCGTGGAGTGATCGCCCAACAGGTTGCTTCCAACAAGGCCAAGCTGACCGCCAAGGTCGAAGAAGTTCATCGCGAACAATTGCTTGAATTGCGGGAATGGATGTCCAACCAACAAAACGAAGCTCAAAGCTTGCTGGCCAAAGCCGATCAGTCGATCGAGGAAATGAGCCAGAAGGTCTTGTCCGAAGTGGGCGATGCCGACAGCTACCTAGGTAAGCTGCGAACCGCGTTTGGCAAGAGCCTACGCTAA
- the dusB gene encoding tRNA dihydrouridine synthase DusB, whose translation MPATEIAPLRIGDLVIDPPILQAPMAGFTNAAFRQIVRDFGGAGLLATEMVNARGFVWLDENEAEHPDRLWGVADEPRPLAVQIWDNDPETMAKVGRRLVEEYQVSVVDINFGCPVRQVTQKAHSGSYLLREPQRMHAIISQLVEACSPTPVTAKIRLGCHPDNINCNEIAKVVEEAGAAALTVHGRTAADMFRGNADWDRIGEIKSHLKNIPLIGNGDLDSAEKVVTAFEKYDVDAVMIARACLGRPWLFAQAAAALRGEPIPPEPTLIQQRDVMMRHYQLVVDRFGEEKATILMRKYACCYAQGKHGARFFRTHVAKVSTAEEFHQVVQEYFPVAVPEPTDSRSSQPAPENG comes from the coding sequence ATGCCTGCAACCGAAATTGCCCCGCTTCGAATTGGTGACCTCGTCATCGATCCGCCGATCCTGCAAGCTCCCATGGCTGGCTTCACCAACGCAGCCTTCCGCCAAATCGTGCGTGACTTCGGCGGTGCGGGACTGCTCGCGACCGAAATGGTGAACGCCCGAGGCTTCGTATGGCTGGACGAAAACGAAGCTGAGCACCCAGACCGACTTTGGGGCGTTGCCGATGAGCCTCGTCCGCTGGCGGTCCAAATTTGGGACAACGATCCTGAAACCATGGCCAAGGTTGGCCGGCGATTGGTGGAAGAGTACCAAGTCAGTGTCGTCGACATCAATTTTGGCTGCCCGGTTCGCCAGGTCACCCAAAAAGCACACAGCGGTAGCTACCTGCTTCGCGAACCGCAACGGATGCACGCCATCATCAGCCAACTCGTCGAGGCGTGCTCACCGACGCCCGTGACAGCCAAGATTCGCTTGGGCTGCCACCCGGACAACATCAACTGCAACGAGATCGCCAAGGTCGTCGAAGAGGCCGGTGCGGCCGCGCTGACCGTTCACGGACGAACCGCCGCCGACATGTTTCGTGGGAACGCCGACTGGGATCGCATTGGCGAAATCAAGTCGCACCTCAAGAACATCCCCTTGATCGGCAACGGCGATCTCGACAGCGCCGAGAAGGTCGTGACCGCGTTCGAAAAGTACGATGTCGATGCGGTCATGATCGCTCGGGCGTGCCTCGGTCGGCCCTGGCTGTTTGCTCAAGCCGCCGCTGCCCTCCGCGGCGAACCAATCCCACCGGAACCAACCCTGATCCAACAACGCGACGTGATGATGCGTCACTACCAGTTGGTGGTCGATCGATTCGGCGAGGAAAAGGCAACGATCTTAATGCGGAAGTACGCATGCTGTTATGCCCAAGGCAAACACGGTGCCCGGTTTTTCCGCACGCACGTCGCCAAGGTCTCGACCGCCGAAGAATTCCATCAAGTGGTACAGGAATACTTCCCGGTTGCCGTCCCGGAACCAACGGACTCTCGAAGCTCGCAACCAGCTCCTGAAAACGGCTAG
- a CDS encoding 2-phosphosulfolactate phosphatase, which translates to MNVEVWLSPSAVAPSERGHAELAVVIDVLRATTVAATALAAGARSITACLSVEEAFKMKAEATGDNPPLLCGERDCNPIDGFDYGNSPSEYSPAGVGDRDLIMTTTNGTRAINEASNCDGMLLASFTNLSAVAQRIVDSMSSDGLLRIVCAGTNGAVTGEDALLAGALLAVCHKKLSDTARFYDGPLNLVNDSAVIALAAWQHCISHDKVTDGETLATRLSLTQGGKNMVAAGYGSDLVDCGSIDVFDVVPTRQSTDPARFTV; encoded by the coding sequence ATGAATGTTGAAGTCTGGTTGTCACCGTCCGCGGTGGCACCGTCGGAACGCGGCCATGCGGAGTTGGCTGTCGTGATCGATGTGTTGCGTGCGACTACGGTCGCGGCAACTGCATTGGCAGCGGGAGCTCGTTCGATCACAGCGTGTTTGTCGGTTGAGGAAGCTTTCAAAATGAAAGCGGAAGCAACCGGTGACAACCCACCGTTGTTGTGCGGCGAACGGGATTGCAATCCGATCGACGGATTCGATTACGGTAATTCACCCAGCGAGTATTCGCCTGCGGGTGTTGGTGATCGTGACTTGATCATGACCACGACAAACGGCACGCGAGCGATCAACGAAGCATCCAATTGCGATGGGATGCTGTTGGCTAGCTTTACGAATCTAAGTGCCGTCGCTCAGAGAATCGTTGATTCAATGAGCAGTGACGGTTTGTTGCGAATTGTTTGTGCGGGAACAAACGGTGCTGTGACAGGCGAGGATGCACTGTTGGCCGGTGCCTTGTTGGCGGTTTGCCACAAGAAGCTAAGCGACACGGCTCGATTTTATGACGGGCCCCTGAACTTGGTTAACGATTCCGCTGTGATCGCTCTGGCCGCTTGGCAGCACTGCATCAGCCACGACAAAGTGACCGATGGCGAAACGCTTGCCACACGACTTTCACTGACCCAGGGCGGTAAGAATATGGTCGCCGCTGGTTACGGGAGCGACCTGGTCGATTGCGGGAGCATTGATGTCTTTGACGTCGTGCCCACTCGCCAGAGCACCGACCCCGCTCGGTTTACGGTCTAG
- the sufD gene encoding Fe-S cluster assembly protein SufD — protein MTATTTQTFDAAGFEAFLETRAGEPEWLTTLRRESFSHADAMGWPERRSEEWIRTDNRIFQLKKYSPPGVGSDLTEIPDVAQLREGIEPGGVMTTVDSRITSEHLDDELAAKGVLFGSLERYCAETPDQVRPYLYTVVDPDYDKFAALHAAFWSGGHFVYVPKGVVLEKPLYIGSAMTDGGSDTSHTLIVLDEGAEATVIHECNSVDAEAGGLHMGAVEIIQKPNSHLRYVNMQEWGHKTYHFAHQKATVDRDSTLQWTVAAMGSGLAKVNQTVDLVGPGADSQVNGVLFTEGRQHIAYHTQQHHRAPSCHSDFLYKSAQQDKSRTVWRGMIKVDKKAQKTDGYQRNDNLVLSNHSRADSIPGLEIEADDVRCTHGSTTAKVDEEQIFYATCRGFTREEAVRMIVSGFFQQIFDRITIESVRDALALAIARQVRDYE, from the coding sequence ATGACTGCTACTACTACCCAAACCTTCGATGCTGCTGGCTTCGAAGCCTTTCTTGAAACTCGCGCCGGCGAGCCGGAGTGGTTAACCACGCTTCGTCGCGAATCGTTCTCCCATGCTGACGCAATGGGCTGGCCGGAACGGCGCAGCGAGGAATGGATTCGGACCGATAACCGCATCTTCCAGCTCAAAAAATACTCGCCACCCGGCGTGGGCTCTGACCTGACCGAGATCCCCGACGTGGCTCAGCTTCGCGAGGGGATTGAGCCTGGCGGAGTGATGACGACGGTGGATAGCCGCATCACTTCCGAACACTTAGATGATGAACTGGCCGCCAAGGGCGTCCTGTTCGGAAGCCTAGAACGGTACTGTGCGGAAACGCCTGACCAAGTTCGCCCGTACTTGTACACCGTCGTCGACCCAGATTACGACAAGTTCGCGGCGCTGCATGCGGCGTTCTGGTCGGGTGGCCATTTCGTTTATGTGCCCAAGGGCGTCGTGCTGGAAAAGCCGCTTTATATCGGTTCGGCAATGACCGACGGTGGCAGTGACACCTCGCACACTTTGATCGTCTTGGACGAAGGTGCAGAGGCGACTGTGATTCACGAATGCAATAGCGTGGACGCGGAAGCGGGCGGGCTGCACATGGGTGCGGTTGAGATCATCCAAAAGCCCAACTCGCACTTGCGATACGTCAACATGCAGGAGTGGGGCCACAAGACCTATCACTTCGCACACCAAAAAGCGACCGTCGATCGCGACTCCACTTTGCAGTGGACCGTGGCTGCGATGGGTTCGGGCTTGGCCAAAGTCAATCAAACCGTTGACCTGGTGGGTCCCGGTGCGGATTCGCAAGTCAATGGCGTGTTGTTCACCGAAGGACGCCAGCACATCGCGTATCACACGCAACAGCATCACCGTGCCCCGAGTTGCCATAGCGACTTCTTGTACAAGTCGGCTCAACAGGACAAGAGTCGCACGGTGTGGCGTGGGATGATCAAGGTCGATAAGAAAGCCCAAAAGACCGACGGTTATCAGCGTAATGACAACCTCGTGTTGTCGAATCACTCGCGAGCCGATTCGATTCCTGGACTCGAGATCGAAGCGGATGACGTTCGATGCACCCACGGCAGCACCACGGCAAAGGTTGACGAAGAACAAATCTTCTACGCGACTTGCCGCGGATTCACTCGTGAAGAAGCTGTGCGAATGATTGTCAGCGGATTCTTCCAGCAGATCTTTGACCGGATTACGATCGAAAGCGTTCGAGATGCCTTGGCACTCGCGATTGCTCGACAAGTCCGCGATTACGAATAG
- the sufB gene encoding Fe-S cluster assembly protein SufB yields the protein MATDVTEKPEFDEINKYNFRTETTGVFKAEKGISEKVVHQISDIKNEPDWMREFRLKSLAEFESRPMPKWGGALDLDFQDIYYYLKPTQNQEKSWDDVPQEIKDTFDKLGIPEAEKKFLAGVKAQFESEVVYGSLQEDLHNQGVIFTDTDTAVREHPELLREYFGTIIPPTDNKFAALNSAVWSGGSFIYVPKGVHIEFPLQAYFRINAESMGQFERTLIIVDEGASIHYVEGCTAPMYTTESLHSAVVEVVVKKDARCRYTTIQNWANNIYNLVTKRAYAYQDATMEWVDGNLGSKLTMKYPAVHMMEPGARGEILSIAFSSAGQHQDAGAKLVHAAPNTTGQIVSKSISKNGGRGSYRGLVRVEPGAHNSKNSVVCDALILDDQSRSDTYPYIEVLEQDVQIGHEASVSRIGEEQMFYLLSRGLTEAEASTMIVNGFIEPLVKELPMEYAVEMNRLIQLQMEGSVG from the coding sequence ATGGCAACTGACGTTACCGAAAAGCCAGAATTCGACGAAATCAATAAGTACAACTTCCGCACCGAAACCACGGGTGTCTTCAAAGCGGAAAAGGGTATTAGTGAAAAAGTCGTTCATCAGATCTCCGACATCAAGAACGAACCCGACTGGATGCGGGAGTTCCGCCTGAAGTCGCTGGCTGAATTCGAATCCCGCCCGATGCCCAAATGGGGCGGTGCGTTGGATCTGGACTTCCAAGACATTTACTACTACTTGAAGCCGACCCAAAACCAAGAAAAGTCTTGGGATGATGTGCCACAAGAGATCAAGGACACTTTCGATAAGCTCGGCATTCCTGAAGCTGAAAAGAAGTTCTTGGCTGGTGTGAAGGCTCAGTTTGAAAGTGAAGTGGTCTACGGATCGCTTCAGGAAGATCTACATAACCAAGGCGTGATCTTCACCGACACCGACACCGCCGTTCGCGAGCACCCCGAATTGCTTCGCGAGTATTTCGGCACGATCATTCCACCGACGGACAATAAGTTCGCGGCGCTGAACAGTGCTGTGTGGTCCGGTGGTTCGTTCATCTACGTTCCCAAGGGAGTTCACATTGAATTTCCACTGCAAGCTTACTTCCGCATCAACGCGGAAAGCATGGGGCAGTTCGAACGAACGTTGATCATCGTCGATGAAGGTGCCAGTATTCACTACGTCGAGGGCTGCACCGCTCCGATGTACACGACCGAAAGCCTGCACAGCGCCGTGGTGGAAGTCGTCGTCAAGAAAGACGCACGATGCCGCTACACCACCATCCAGAACTGGGCCAACAACATCTACAACTTGGTTACCAAGCGTGCCTACGCTTACCAAGATGCAACGATGGAGTGGGTTGACGGGAACCTGGGTAGCAAGCTGACGATGAAGTACCCAGCGGTTCACATGATGGAACCAGGTGCTCGTGGTGAGATCCTTTCGATCGCTTTCAGCAGTGCCGGTCAACACCAAGACGCGGGTGCCAAGTTGGTTCACGCGGCTCCCAACACGACCGGCCAAATTGTCTCGAAGTCGATCAGTAAGAACGGTGGCCGAGGCAGTTATCGCGGCTTGGTGCGTGTCGAGCCAGGAGCTCACAACAGCAAGAACAGCGTGGTTTGTGACGCTTTGATTCTGGACGATCAAAGCCGCAGCGATACCTACCCGTACATCGAAGTGCTTGAGCAAGATGTGCAGATCGGTCACGAAGCGAGTGTGTCACGAATCGGCGAAGAGCAAATGTTCTATCTGCTTTCGCGTGGGCTAACCGAAGCTGAAGCGAGCACGATGATCGTTAACGGGTTCATCGAGCCACTCGTTAAAGAGTTGCCAATGGAGTACGCCGTCGAAATGAATCGCTTGATCCAACTGCAAATGGAAGGCAGCGTTGGCTAG
- the sufC gene encoding Fe-S cluster assembly ATPase SufC translates to MTHVLKIENLHVSVGDKPILRGVNLTINHGETHALMGPNGSGKSTLGLAIMGHPGYQVTEGSITLDGKDVLEMAPDERARAGLFMAFQRPMAIPGVKMADFLRHATTNVRNPDRKEGEELIPMREFRKELKEKMAHLRMDVEFARRYVNDGFSGGEMKRAEILQLAMLQPKFAILDETDSGLDADAVRLASESIAEIGREKMGLLIITHHDKLLVHNPPEFTHVMLGGKLVETGGKELAEELHEEGYDRIRKSYPDAEAANQEMLAEEAVS, encoded by the coding sequence ATGACCCACGTTTTGAAAATCGAAAATCTACACGTTTCCGTTGGTGATAAGCCGATCTTGCGTGGTGTTAATCTGACCATCAATCACGGCGAAACTCACGCCCTGATGGGCCCGAACGGTAGCGGCAAAAGCACGCTTGGTTTGGCCATCATGGGACACCCCGGTTACCAAGTGACCGAAGGTTCGATCACCTTGGACGGAAAAGACGTCCTGGAAATGGCACCCGACGAACGAGCTCGTGCCGGCTTGTTCATGGCGTTCCAGCGTCCGATGGCGATTCCTGGTGTGAAGATGGCTGACTTCCTTCGTCACGCCACGACCAACGTTCGCAACCCGGACCGCAAGGAAGGCGAAGAGCTGATCCCGATGCGTGAGTTCCGTAAAGAGCTGAAGGAAAAAATGGCTCACCTTCGCATGGACGTCGAGTTCGCTCGCCGTTACGTCAATGACGGATTCTCGGGCGGGGAAATGAAGCGAGCTGAGATCCTGCAACTGGCAATGCTACAGCCTAAGTTCGCGATTCTGGATGAAACGGACTCTGGTTTAGACGCCGACGCAGTTCGCTTGGCCAGTGAGTCGATTGCTGAGATCGGTCGCGAAAAGATGGGCCTTTTGATCATCACCCACCACGACAAGTTGCTCGTGCACAACCCACCGGAATTCACGCACGTGATGTTGGGTGGAAAACTGGTCGAGACCGGTGGCAAGGAACTTGCCGAAGAACTGCATGAAGAAGGCTACGATCGCATTCGTAAATCCTATCCGGATGCCGAAGCTGCCAACCAAGAAATGCTTGCTGAAGAAGCCGTCTCGTAG
- a CDS encoding helix-turn-helix transcriptional regulator — MSTSPPTTDHAASAFPGVGLHGVNVRSVDRELLLCLRSGEPKTIGDLTEILGVTATAIRQRIERLLETGLIDREKIVAGRGRPTFRYLLTVAGYRKAGADASDLAEAMWREILELPEGEVRERLVSAIAKRMGQQYATAMDDGPLPVDDDQLAVSSGPFAQRMRQLSAMLQGREIAAILSPGDDLDLPVLDIEACPYPNLTDASDDRTMCRLEEKMLSEALGKEVHLSQCRLDGDSCCQFSSALENQPTQPTDTSLSTET, encoded by the coding sequence ATGAGCACCTCGCCACCGACGACCGATCACGCCGCCAGCGCCTTTCCAGGCGTGGGGCTGCATGGTGTGAACGTCCGAAGCGTGGATCGGGAGCTGTTGCTTTGTTTGCGAAGCGGCGAACCCAAAACGATCGGGGATTTAACCGAGATCTTGGGCGTCACTGCAACCGCCATTCGGCAGCGAATCGAGCGATTGCTTGAAACAGGGTTGATCGATCGCGAAAAGATCGTTGCTGGCCGAGGTCGGCCGACCTTTCGTTATCTGTTAACTGTTGCCGGCTACCGCAAGGCGGGCGCTGACGCGTCGGATCTTGCCGAAGCAATGTGGCGGGAAATCCTGGAACTGCCCGAGGGCGAAGTTCGGGAGCGTTTGGTGTCCGCGATCGCGAAACGAATGGGCCAGCAATATGCGACGGCAATGGACGATGGTCCGTTACCGGTCGATGACGATCAACTGGCCGTTTCGTCGGGGCCGTTCGCTCAGCGAATGCGGCAACTCTCGGCGATGTTGCAAGGTCGCGAGATCGCAGCGATCCTTTCGCCCGGCGATGACTTGGACTTGCCAGTGCTCGATATTGAGGCATGTCCTTATCCCAATCTAACTGACGCATCGGACGATCGAACGATGTGTCGCCTGGAAGAAAAGATGCTTTCAGAGGCCCTTGGCAAGGAAGTGCATCTGAGCCAATGTCGGCTGGATGGCGATTCATGTTGCCAGTTTTCGTCGGCTTTGGAAAACCAGCCGACTCAGCCAACTGATACGTCTCTTTCCACTGAAACCTAG
- a CDS encoding glucose 1-dehydrogenase, whose translation MKAVAIRPGTPDSVHLQDIPRPSVNDVEGGVGVLVKVLKVGVDATDREIAEALYGNAPEGDDFLIIGHECFGIVEEVGPNVRGLKPGDYVTATVRRPGGSIYDLIGTNDMTSEETYYERGINLRHGFMTEYFVDDQEFIVRVPAGLKHLHVLQEPMSCAAKAIHQAYEAQRRMKVWSPKLAYVIGSGQIGLLATLSLKLRGLEVYTLSRSEAPNLKASIVEGLEATYVSTKKTPMKELVEKTGKPDLIIDATGYSPIAFEAMECIGHNGVVVWTSITGGERTAEVPSDKINIEWVLGNKLLLGSVNANRTHFEMGIRDLALGDVMYPGVLEKILTNPVDGMDNHAEMMRLLVEDDDALKVYVNVADE comes from the coding sequence ATGAAAGCCGTCGCCATTCGCCCCGGTACCCCCGACAGTGTTCATCTACAAGATATCCCTCGCCCCTCAGTCAATGACGTCGAAGGCGGTGTGGGAGTCCTGGTAAAGGTGCTGAAAGTCGGTGTCGATGCCACGGATCGCGAGATCGCTGAGGCCCTCTACGGGAACGCCCCCGAAGGCGATGACTTCCTGATTATTGGCCACGAGTGTTTTGGGATAGTGGAAGAAGTAGGCCCCAACGTGAGGGGGCTAAAGCCAGGCGACTACGTCACCGCGACAGTCAGGCGTCCAGGCGGTTCGATCTACGACCTGATCGGCACCAACGACATGACCAGTGAAGAAACCTATTACGAGCGTGGAATCAACCTGCGTCACGGTTTCATGACGGAATACTTCGTCGACGACCAGGAATTCATCGTTCGCGTTCCCGCTGGCCTGAAACACCTGCACGTGCTTCAGGAACCAATGAGCTGCGCCGCCAAGGCCATCCACCAAGCCTACGAAGCGCAACGACGAATGAAGGTTTGGTCGCCTAAACTTGCTTACGTGATCGGGTCGGGCCAAATCGGATTATTGGCGACACTTAGCCTGAAACTTCGCGGCCTTGAGGTCTACACGCTTTCCCGCAGTGAAGCCCCCAACCTGAAAGCGAGTATCGTCGAAGGCCTGGAAGCGACCTACGTCAGCACCAAAAAGACACCGATGAAGGAACTGGTCGAAAAGACCGGCAAGCCTGACTTGATCATCGACGCGACCGGGTACAGCCCCATCGCATTCGAAGCGATGGAATGCATTGGCCACAACGGCGTCGTCGTGTGGACCAGCATCACCGGTGGCGAGCGGACCGCCGAAGTCCCATCGGATAAGATCAATATCGAATGGGTGCTGGGCAACAAACTGTTGCTCGGCAGCGTCAACGCCAACCGCACCCACTTCGAAATGGGCATCCGCGACCTGGCACTCGGCGACGTCATGTACCCCGGCGTCCTAGAAAAAATCTTGACCAACCCGGTCGATGGAATGGACAACCACGCTGAAATGATGCGTTTGCTTGTCGAAGATGACGACGCCCTGAAAGTCTACGTAAACGTCGCCGACGAATAG